In the genome of Candidatus Nealsonbacteria bacterium, the window AATGTCGTTAAACCCGACTTTTGAAGTGACGATGCCAAAAACAACCACGCCTATTGTTAAAGAAATCAAAAATAATAAAATTTTTTTCATAAGCAGATAATCTAATTATAGTCCAGTTGGTTTAAAAAAGTAAAACAGCGCTTTAAACAAGGTCCCATCAGAGGCGCCCTCTAACGCTGTTTATCTTCTGTACTCAATTTTTTTTATTTTGTATTTTGTTTTTACTGCCAAGGGAACGATTATTTCCTCTCCTGTTTTATGGCCCAATAAAGCCTGGCCCAAAGGCGACTCGTTGCTGATCTCGCCTTCAAAAGGATTCGTTTCCAAGTGCCCGACTATTCTGAATTTATCTATTTGATTGTTTTTGCTCTCAAGCCAAACCTGAGCCCCCAAATTAACAACCTCTCTTTTTGCTTTAGCCGGAGGTTCAATTAATTGAAAATTTTTTAAAATATATTTAAGCTCCGATATTTTATTTTCTAAAAAATTCAAATCCTCCTGAAAACTTAAATATTCAGGGTTTATTTCTTCGGATTGTAAAAATTGGGGAATATCATCGGCTGATTTTGCCTTTCTGATTTTCCATAAGTCCTGATATTGTTTCTTTGTTTTTTCCAATCCTTCCTTG includes:
- a CDS encoding GreA/GreB family elongation factor, yielding MEEGKIYLTKEGLEKTKKQYQDLWKIRKAKSADDIPQFLQSEEINPEYLSFQEDLNFLENKISELKYILKNFQLIEPPAKAKREVVNLGAQVWLESKNNQIDKFRIVGHLETNPFEGEISNESPLGQALLGHKTGEEIIVPLAVKTKYKIKKIEYRR